A DNA window from Aminipila luticellarii contains the following coding sequences:
- a CDS encoding chemotaxis protein CheW has product MSMSENGDSREIVSKTSADEMEILVFTIQDQVFGVDVLQVREILMPSPVDKVPHGHPSVEGVYMPRDILITVINLADYLGIGSNPEEKTLFIVADAERLNAAFRVNRVLGIERISADHIEKAEASFGRQGVLTGIVRVNGKLISLINFAEVVEDIAP; this is encoded by the coding sequence ATGTCTATGAGTGAAAACGGAGACAGCAGAGAGATTGTCTCAAAAACCAGTGCGGACGAGATGGAGATCTTGGTTTTTACCATACAGGATCAGGTTTTTGGGGTAGATGTATTGCAGGTAAGAGAAATCCTAATGCCGTCTCCGGTTGATAAAGTTCCTCATGGGCACCCATCCGTTGAAGGAGTGTACATGCCCAGAGATATACTGATCACGGTGATCAATCTGGCAGATTATTTAGGTATTGGTTCGAATCCTGAAGAAAAGACGTTGTTCATTGTTGCGGATGCAGAGAGGCTCAACGCAGCGTTCAGAGTAAACAGAGTGCTTGGAATTGAACGGATTTCTGCGGATCATATCGAAAAAGCAGAAGCCTCTTTTGGAAGACAGGGTGTTTTGACCGGTATCGTCCGTGTAAATGGAAAGCTTATTTCTCTCATCAATTTCGCTGAAGTGGTGGAGGATATAGCCCCATAA
- a CDS encoding PhzF family phenazine biosynthesis protein, whose amino-acid sequence MKFQIIDAFSDKIFGGNPAGVVLLDEGQTFPPDDTMLKTAAELRYSETAFIKQLAPEKFQIRYFTPAAEVDLCGHATIGSFGAMAEWNMVSANGSYTLETMAGSLKIEIKDGFVFMEMGEPVNKGVIHEEKKKAELAAVMGIGAEDIIMDPGLVSTGLPDIMMGVSSKEVLNHIKPDFAALSKLSESYQVTGVHAFSLSENGESTADCRNFAPLYDIDEEAATGTSNGALTFYLYEKGIIKPDQTNLFVQGESMKRPSKIMSRLSIADGKPKIYVGGVYKKLAEGEIYI is encoded by the coding sequence ATGAAGTTTCAAATTATAGATGCTTTTTCCGATAAGATTTTCGGGGGGAATCCCGCAGGCGTTGTTTTGCTTGATGAAGGTCAGACCTTTCCTCCTGATGATACCATGCTCAAAACAGCCGCAGAATTGCGCTATTCCGAAACGGCTTTTATCAAACAGCTGGCTCCGGAGAAGTTTCAAATTCGCTATTTTACACCGGCAGCAGAAGTAGATTTGTGCGGCCATGCTACTATCGGTTCCTTCGGTGCCATGGCAGAATGGAACATGGTTTCTGCTAATGGAAGCTATACCCTAGAAACCATGGCAGGAAGCTTGAAAATTGAAATAAAAGACGGTTTTGTTTTCATGGAAATGGGCGAACCTGTGAATAAGGGCGTAATCCATGAGGAAAAGAAAAAAGCAGAGCTGGCAGCTGTGATGGGAATTGGAGCCGAGGATATTATCATGGATCCCGGTCTGGTTTCCACAGGACTTCCGGACATTATGATGGGCGTCTCTTCAAAGGAAGTGTTAAATCATATAAAACCGGATTTTGCAGCCTTGTCCAAGTTGTCCGAATCGTACCAAGTGACGGGAGTTCATGCTTTTTCTCTGTCGGAAAACGGGGAATCCACAGCGGATTGCAGAAACTTTGCTCCCTTATATGACATAGATGAGGAAGCGGCTACCGGGACTTCAAACGGAGCATTGACCTTCTATTTATATGAGAAAGGAATCATAAAACCGGATCAGACCAATCTGTTCGTTCAGGGAGAATCCATGAAAAGACCTTCAAAGATCATGAGCAGGCTCTCCATAGCAGATGGGAAACCGAAGATTTATGTAGGCGGTGTTTATAAGAAACTGGCCGAAGGTGAAATATATATTTAA
- a CDS encoding 3-oxoacid CoA-transferase subunit B: MADLKTRIAKRAAKEFKDGDVANLGIGLPTKVADYLPEGVHIMLHSENGFTGLAGAAEKGKEDVDVINSGGGYVTYIPSGNFFGSEESFSIIRGGHVDATVLGAMEVDEHGNLANWIVPGKMVAGMGGAMDLVVGAKKVIIAMLHTQKGAHKILKECTLPYTALKVVDMIITEMGVMEVTDKGIMLTELHPDYTLDDIKAATGCELIISPDLKPMEEE, encoded by the coding sequence ATGGCAGATTTAAAAACAAGAATTGCTAAAAGAGCAGCAAAAGAATTTAAAGACGGCGATGTAGCAAACTTAGGTATCGGCCTTCCTACAAAGGTAGCCGATTATCTTCCGGAAGGTGTACACATTATGCTGCACTCTGAAAACGGATTTACCGGATTGGCAGGAGCTGCCGAAAAGGGTAAAGAAGATGTGGATGTAATCAACTCCGGCGGCGGATATGTAACTTATATTCCATCTGGAAACTTCTTCGGATCAGAAGAAAGCTTTTCCATCATCCGAGGCGGACATGTGGACGCTACCGTGTTGGGTGCCATGGAAGTGGATGAACACGGAAATCTGGCAAACTGGATCGTTCCGGGAAAGATGGTAGCCGGTATGGGCGGAGCCATGGACCTGGTAGTAGGAGCTAAAAAAGTAATCATTGCTATGCTTCATACTCAGAAGGGTGCGCATAAGATCTTGAAAGAATGCACACTGCCATATACAGCATTAAAAGTGGTAGATATGATTATTACAGAGATGGGCGTCATGGAAGTAACAGATAAGGGTATCATGCTTACTGAATTACATCCGGACTATACATTGGATGACATCAAGGCTGCAACAGGCTGCGAGCTGATTATCAGCCCAGACTTAAAGCCAATGGAAGAAGAATAA
- a CDS encoding CoA transferase subunit A translates to MINKIRTAEEAVADIKDGASIMVAGFLGTGTPEILIDALVKKGVKHLTIIANDGGLPEAVTGTTDRGVAKLLSAGMVDHIIASHVGMNPIIGKGMNEGTLQCTLVPQGTLAEKIRAAGAGLGGVLTPTGVGTIIQTGEKVSTGEREISISEKKEVLNIDGKDYLLEKPLHADFAFCRASICDNYGNFSCKKATKNFNHVMAMAADTVLLASEKIVEVGEVDVDTFTTAGVYVKYIVGGEEPWQI, encoded by the coding sequence ATGATTAATAAGATCAGAACAGCCGAAGAAGCAGTCGCAGATATTAAAGACGGCGCATCCATTATGGTTGCTGGCTTCTTAGGCACAGGTACTCCTGAAATTTTGATTGATGCTCTTGTAAAAAAGGGTGTTAAGCATTTAACAATTATTGCGAACGATGGTGGTCTGCCGGAAGCAGTCACAGGAACTACGGACAGAGGTGTTGCAAAGTTACTTTCAGCCGGTATGGTGGATCATATCATTGCTTCCCACGTAGGCATGAACCCAATCATCGGTAAGGGCATGAATGAAGGAACCTTACAGTGCACACTGGTTCCGCAGGGAACTCTGGCAGAAAAAATCAGAGCCGCCGGAGCCGGACTGGGCGGTGTTTTAACGCCGACAGGAGTAGGTACTATTATTCAGACCGGAGAAAAGGTCTCCACCGGAGAAAGAGAAATTTCAATTTCCGAGAAAAAAGAAGTGCTCAATATAGATGGCAAAGACTATCTTCTTGAAAAACCGCTTCATGCAGATTTTGCATTTTGCAGAGCTTCCATCTGCGACAACTATGGAAACTTCTCCTGCAAAAAAGCGACCAAGAACTTTAACCATGTAATGGCTATGGCAGCAGATACAGTACTCCTTGCTTCAGAAAAAATTGTTGAAGTAGGTGAGGTAGATGTAGATACATTTACTACTGCCGGCGTATATGTAAAATATATTGTAGGAGGGGAAGAACCATGGCAGATTTAA
- a CDS encoding alanyl-tRNA editing protein codes for MNTDKLYQKNQYLKKCTSKIVEITQSENTICLILDQTIFFPTGGGQSCDKGKINDLEVSDVYEKDGLVFHQIQNNHSNIVWNIGEEAICEIDWEHRFLNMQRHCGEHILSGILYREYGGINKGFHMGEHYMTIDISLETMPEIKELTWEMAQRAEALANQVIWSNAPVTIKHFDTREEAAALPLRKMLVLDQDISIVCIGDTENPADCVACCGTHPDTAGQVGLIKILKVESYKGMFRIYCEAGRKAMDIFNQYQEIFSYLSKRYSAGTGDLLDKMAVQEDKARAVRTELYTLKQALIRDRLSSISDELKTLNPSKQHLFVKEYDDMKIDDLLNIGRPLIPELSLLLLLVSRKDKTVLLFSDGRLDCGKLVKENAPIYQGKGGGSSTNARALFPKAESIDVFVDLLEKHLR; via the coding sequence ATGAATACGGATAAGCTCTATCAAAAAAATCAATATTTAAAAAAATGTACATCCAAAATAGTTGAGATAACTCAATCTGAAAATACTATCTGTCTGATTCTGGATCAAACCATTTTCTTTCCCACCGGCGGCGGTCAAAGCTGTGACAAGGGAAAAATCAATGATTTAGAAGTCTCGGACGTATATGAAAAGGACGGATTGGTCTTTCATCAAATACAAAATAATCACAGCAATATCGTATGGAATATCGGGGAGGAGGCCATCTGTGAAATAGACTGGGAACACCGGTTTTTAAACATGCAGAGACATTGTGGGGAGCATATTCTTTCCGGAATTCTGTATCGGGAATACGGCGGTATCAACAAGGGATTTCATATGGGAGAGCACTATATGACCATTGATATCAGTCTGGAAACCATGCCGGAAATAAAGGAGCTGACCTGGGAGATGGCTCAAAGGGCGGAGGCTCTTGCCAATCAAGTCATCTGGTCCAATGCTCCCGTAACTATAAAGCACTTCGACACCCGTGAGGAAGCTGCCGCTCTGCCCCTTAGAAAAATGCTGGTACTGGATCAAGATATTTCCATTGTCTGCATTGGGGATACGGAAAATCCAGCAGACTGCGTAGCATGCTGCGGAACCCATCCCGATACGGCAGGTCAGGTCGGTCTGATAAAAATTTTGAAGGTGGAAAGCTACAAGGGAATGTTCCGCATTTACTGTGAGGCCGGCAGAAAAGCTATGGATATCTTCAATCAGTATCAGGAAATCTTTTCCTATCTCAGTAAAAGGTATTCTGCGGGTACCGGGGATTTGCTGGACAAAATGGCCGTTCAGGAAGATAAGGCAAGAGCCGTGCGAACGGAGCTCTATACATTAAAGCAGGCACTTATACGGGACAGGCTCTCTTCTATATCCGATGAGTTAAAAACGCTGAATCCTTCAAAGCAGCATCTTTTTGTGAAAGAATATGATGACATGAAAATTGATGATTTATTAAATATAGGCAGGCCGTTGATTCCGGAGCTTTCCCTATTGCTTCTCCTCGTATCCCGAAAGGATAAAACCGTCCTTTTGTTTTCTGACGGAAGGCTCGATTGCGGTAAGCTGGTCAAGGAGAATGCTCCGATTTATCAGGGAAAAGGCGGTGGGAGCAGCACGAATGCCAGAGCCTTATTCCCTAAGGCGGAATCTATTGATGTGTTCGTGGATTTATTGGAGAAGCATTTGAGATAG
- a CDS encoding short-chain fatty acid transporter: MFKKLTNGCVTLVNRFLPDPFIFCIILTIVVFVAAIPLAGLTPMETVNAWGGGVWGLLSFSMQMALVLVLGSAFANAPSIKKIVSKVASLAKSPTQGIIVVTFFSLIACWINWGFGLVIGAILAKEIARQVEGIDYRLLIASAYSGFVIWHAGFSGSIPLALATPGKEALMAATGGAVSEPISTSLTIFAPYNLIMVLVILVCLPFINAKMHPSPDQVVTVDRNLLVEDKAEYKVPVTPAEKIENSPIMSMIIAAAGIIYLIVYFAGNGFNITLNIVNLLFLVLGIICHKTPINYVIAITEATKGAAGIILQFPFYSGIMTIMTTTSAATGLSLAAVISNWFVSIATPITFPLFTFLSAGIVNFFVPSGGGQWAVQGPIMMPAGQALGVSPALTGMGIAWGDAWTNMIQPFWALPALGIAGLSARDIMGYCLITLFFSGIVVCGGFLIVGILGIA, translated from the coding sequence CCGTTGGCAGGACTTACGCCAATGGAAACAGTCAATGCATGGGGAGGCGGAGTTTGGGGATTATTATCCTTCTCTATGCAGATGGCTTTGGTGCTGGTTCTGGGAAGTGCTTTTGCCAATGCGCCATCCATAAAGAAAATTGTATCTAAGGTAGCGTCTCTGGCTAAAAGTCCCACGCAAGGAATCATTGTGGTAACTTTTTTTTCGTTGATTGCGTGTTGGATCAACTGGGGATTCGGATTGGTAATCGGAGCAATTTTGGCAAAAGAGATTGCAAGGCAGGTAGAAGGTATTGACTATCGATTGCTGATAGCTTCGGCATATTCCGGCTTTGTTATATGGCATGCCGGTTTTTCAGGTTCGATTCCATTAGCTCTGGCTACTCCGGGGAAAGAAGCGCTGATGGCGGCTACTGGAGGAGCGGTTTCCGAGCCGATTTCTACAAGCCTGACGATATTTGCACCATACAATCTGATTATGGTTCTAGTCATTTTGGTTTGTCTTCCGTTTATCAACGCAAAGATGCATCCGTCTCCGGATCAAGTTGTGACTGTGGACAGAAACCTTTTAGTAGAGGATAAAGCAGAATATAAAGTTCCGGTAACTCCTGCAGAGAAAATTGAGAACAGCCCTATTATGTCGATGATTATTGCAGCAGCAGGGATCATTTATCTGATTGTTTATTTTGCAGGCAACGGATTTAATATAACTTTGAACATTGTAAATTTATTATTTTTAGTTTTAGGTATTATATGCCACAAGACTCCCATTAATTATGTAATAGCAATAACAGAGGCAACCAAAGGAGCGGCGGGAATTATACTGCAATTCCCATTTTATTCGGGAATCATGACAATAATGACGACAACCAGTGCAGCTACCGGATTGTCTTTGGCTGCTGTAATTAGTAATTGGTTTGTTTCAATAGCAACGCCTATAACTTTCCCCTTGTTTACATTCCTCTCTGCGGGTATCGTGAACTTCTTTGTTCCATCAGGCGGAGGTCAATGGGCTGTACAAGGTCCTATCATGATGCCTGCGGGGCAGGCTCTGGGAGTAAGTCCGGCTTTGACTGGAATGGGTATTGCTTGGGGCGATGCTTGGACCAATATGATTCAGCCTTTCTGGGCGTTGCCAGCGTTGGGTATCGCAGGGCTTTCCGCCAGAGATATTATGGGCTATTGCTTGATTACCCTGTTTTTCTCAGGAATCGTTGTCTGCGGCGGATTCTTAATTGTTGGAATACTGGGGATAGCATAA
- a CDS encoding AraC family transcriptional regulator, with protein sequence MLKEKSHFREELPINVITAHIEEYPTHFHDDLEVVYVLEGSINLKNGYYNYLLKQGDIFILNDREIHSFTRTDEDNMVMMLQMDLSYFSNYYGNLKNHFFVTDMHDEDESLDVLRNILGRIMMEVIEKGYGYEHKVIESTHNLLACLLSDFQYFAMEDGKFINENKNRANKVLAGRLRRITDYMYENYTRKLTLNEIAEREHLSIYYLSHVIKEATGLSFQDLLSFIRVEESEKLLLGTNKKIGAISEEMGFSAVRYYIKHFKTWFNMHPQEYRKKYTDKPNTRKSTAKYVRCSPQEIEEAIRKQVKGVYNDYIKGKKPEPVIVDLDIQSAMGKEHQEDLFIGELLEKDDMKPVARPYNLMKSLKEALLASGPNYIITTSGQNVETINSISILVYNINDFIKNELQNAENREKIFEICSQYEEEGEFLIKCQGLSGDFNVSRYKISQKNIVTAYQEGLRAPGVASKRETLISSWSTLPDVEFSTITTSEALSIRSTMRGISAEIILIDRQ encoded by the coding sequence ATGTTAAAAGAAAAAAGCCATTTTAGAGAGGAATTGCCAATCAATGTAATAACTGCACACATTGAGGAATACCCCACACATTTCCACGATGATCTGGAGGTGGTCTATGTTTTAGAGGGCTCTATCAATTTAAAAAACGGGTATTACAATTATCTCTTGAAACAGGGAGACATCTTTATTTTAAATGACAGAGAAATACATAGCTTTACCAGAACGGATGAAGATAACATGGTCATGATGCTTCAAATGGATTTATCCTATTTCTCTAACTATTATGGAAACTTAAAGAATCATTTCTTTGTTACAGATATGCACGACGAGGATGAGAGCCTGGATGTGCTTAGAAATATATTAGGCAGGATTATGATGGAGGTCATAGAAAAGGGGTACGGATATGAACACAAGGTTATTGAGAGCACCCACAATCTTTTAGCATGCCTGCTATCTGATTTTCAGTATTTTGCCATGGAAGACGGGAAATTTATCAACGAGAATAAAAACAGAGCCAACAAAGTGCTGGCAGGACGCTTGAGACGAATCACCGATTATATGTACGAGAATTATACGAGAAAGCTGACGCTCAATGAAATAGCAGAGCGCGAACATTTGAGCATTTATTATTTATCCCACGTGATAAAGGAGGCAACCGGATTAAGCTTTCAGGATCTGCTCAGCTTCATACGGGTGGAGGAATCCGAAAAGCTACTGCTTGGAACCAACAAAAAAATAGGAGCCATTTCAGAAGAAATGGGATTTTCTGCAGTGAGATATTACATCAAACATTTTAAGACATGGTTCAATATGCATCCGCAGGAATACCGGAAAAAATATACGGACAAGCCGAATACCAGAAAAAGTACGGCCAAGTATGTCCGATGCTCCCCTCAGGAAATCGAAGAGGCCATCCGAAAACAGGTCAAAGGGGTATACAATGACTATATCAAGGGAAAAAAGCCTGAGCCTGTGATCGTGGATCTGGACATACAATCAGCAATGGGTAAGGAACATCAGGAGGATTTGTTTATTGGGGAGCTGTTGGAAAAGGATGATATGAAACCGGTAGCAAGACCTTATAACCTGATGAAGAGCTTGAAAGAGGCTCTTTTGGCATCCGGCCCGAACTATATTATCACCACGAGCGGGCAAAATGTTGAAACGATCAACAGCATCAGCATTTTGGTATATAACATAAACGACTTCATAAAAAATGAGCTTCAGAATGCGGAAAACCGTGAAAAGATCTTTGAAATTTGTTCACAGTATGAAGAAGAAGGCGAGTTTTTAATAAAGTGCCAGGGGCTGTCCGGAGATTTTAATGTGAGCAGGTATAAAATTTCTCAGAAAAATATCGTAACAGCTTACCAGGAGGGGCTGAGAGCACCGGGGGTCGCCAGCAAGAGAGAAACGCTGATCAGCAGCTGGTCTACCCTGCCGGATGTGGAATTCAGCACCATCACCACTTCGGAGGCTCTGAGCATACGATCCACTATGAGGGGCATCAGCGCTGAGATCATCTTGATAGATAGACAATAA
- a CDS encoding N-acetylmuramoyl-L-alanine amidase — translation MRVNNKVNKLKYIVCIVTICFIIAAVPMYHDVQRSVERITSADVIIIDPGHGGMDGGAESANGVSEKNINLAISKEIERLAKADGWNVILTRNEDISLGEDAKGAIRSKKTKDLLERKRIISEVKPTATVSIHLNSFKEDRSVHGAQVFYPSGSEQEPVIAESKRLAEIVQKSLSEGIDDGTERVALSKSGVLILKNPSSPIIIVECGFLSNHQEAKLLQSKEYQSKVASCIYAGIMTFSNKEAKRDIKIRDSL, via the coding sequence ATGAGAGTAAACAATAAAGTAAATAAATTAAAATATATTGTTTGCATAGTGACTATTTGCTTTATAATAGCGGCTGTGCCAATGTACCACGATGTGCAAAGAAGCGTGGAAAGAATTACATCTGCGGATGTCATTATCATAGATCCCGGACACGGCGGGATGGATGGCGGAGCAGAGAGTGCAAATGGTGTGTCTGAAAAAAATATCAATTTAGCAATTTCAAAGGAAATAGAGCGGCTTGCCAAAGCAGACGGCTGGAATGTTATCCTGACCAGAAATGAGGATATCAGCCTTGGGGAAGATGCAAAAGGTGCTATAAGAAGTAAAAAGACAAAGGATTTGCTGGAAAGAAAGAGAATTATTTCAGAGGTAAAGCCTACTGCCACGGTGAGCATTCATTTAAACAGTTTTAAAGAGGATCGGAGCGTACATGGAGCACAGGTATTTTATCCGTCCGGTTCCGAGCAGGAACCTGTCATCGCAGAGAGCAAACGCCTGGCGGAAATTGTTCAGAAATCCTTAAGTGAAGGCATAGACGATGGAACAGAACGGGTTGCGCTCAGCAAATCCGGTGTGCTGATTCTGAAAAATCCAAGCTCGCCGATTATTATTGTGGAATGTGGATTCTTATCAAACCATCAGGAAGCAAAGCTTTTGCAGAGCAAAGAATATCAGAGCAAAGTTGCTTCCTGTATTTATGCGGGAATCATGACGTTCAGTAATAAAGAGGCAAAAAGGGACATAAAAATTCGTGACAGCCTATAA